Proteins encoded by one window of Haematobia irritans isolate KBUSLIRL chromosome 2, ASM5000362v1, whole genome shotgun sequence:
- the LOC142227656 gene encoding acyl-coenzyme A diphosphatase NUDT19-like has translation MVKSSEIFFLPPQFYEISRFVPYKSHNYLRNFANERSAKGVTIYHPIIYNCTDGIVSVLPGDDFHAGCPRLATVYRDVDFTKEEFRAYSKRIHRMEDIGSLDAAIYLNFEPLDGHLKPQCALDRKHKL, from the exons atggtTAAAAGCTCTGAAATCTTCTTTTTACCaccacaattttatgaaatatctcGTTTTGTACCATACAAATCGCATAATTATCTGAGGAATTTTGCAAATGAAAGAAGTGCTAAGGGAGTTACTATATATCACCCAATTATATACAATTGCACAGATGGGATAGTATCCGTTCTGCCAG GCGATGACTTTCATGCTGGCTGTCCTAGACTCGCAACTGTATATCGAGATGTGGATTTTACCAAGGAAGAATTCCGTGCCTACTCAAAACGGATCCACCGTATGGAAGACATTGGTAGTCTCGATGCagcaatatatttaaatttcgaACCTTTAGACGGACATTTGAAACCTCAGTGTGCACTTGATAGAAAACATAAACTTTAG